In a genomic window of Thiosocius teredinicola:
- a CDS encoding PAAR domain-containing protein → MTRPFILLGDKTDHGGTVITASESSDCNGRGIARVGDKVTCPKKGHGRVVVIATGDPTAIIDGQPAARHGDKTSCGATLIASQTLTTD, encoded by the coding sequence ATGACGCGCCCTTTCATTCTACTGGGAGACAAAACGGACCACGGAGGTACCGTGATCACTGCGTCGGAATCGAGCGACTGCAACGGTCGGGGCATCGCACGGGTCGGCGACAAAGTGACCTGCCCGAAAAAAGGCCACGGGCGCGTGGTCGTGATCGCCACAGGCGATCCAACCGCCATCATCGACGGTCAACCGGCTGCCCGTCATGGTGACAAGACGTCGTGTGGGGCGACCCTGATCGCCAGCCAGACACTGACGACCGACTGA